A genomic window from Flintibacter sp. KGMB00164 includes:
- the gcvPA gene encoding aminomethyl-transferring glycine dehydrogenase subunit GcvPA → MGSYIPNTPAQRQEMLAAIGVSSLRELYANVPEQMLLDTQDLKLPQGLSELEVRQKMTALAQKNRVYPTLLRGAGAYRHFIPSVVKSVTSREEFVTAYTPYQAEISQGILQSIFEFQTMICNLTGMDVANASVYDGATAAAEAIAMCRDRRRSKAYVSACAHPQVIETMQTYCFGSDTELVIVPEKDGRTDLEALKGMLGADAACFYLQQPNYYGNLEDASAIGEAVHAAGAKYIMGVNPMACAVMETPAACGADVTVGEAQPLGLELAFGGPYLGFMAATQGMFRKLPGRIVGQTHDNKGEVGYVLTLTAREQHIRREKASSNICSNQALCAFIAGAYLSAMGAQGLTQAAVLSMSKAHYLAEELEKIGLHRVHQGEFFHEFVTTCPKQEQVLAALDREGILGGLPVEGGLLWCATEVVTRSEMDRAVSIIKEVLGA, encoded by the coding sequence ATGGGATCCTATATTCCCAACACCCCCGCCCAGCGGCAGGAGATGCTGGCCGCCATCGGGGTCTCCTCTCTGCGGGAGCTGTACGCCAATGTGCCGGAGCAGATGCTGCTGGATACCCAGGATCTGAAGCTGCCCCAGGGGCTCAGCGAGCTGGAAGTGCGGCAGAAAATGACCGCCCTGGCTCAGAAGAACCGGGTCTACCCCACTCTGCTGCGGGGCGCGGGCGCTTACCGCCACTTTATCCCCTCGGTGGTCAAGAGCGTGACCTCCCGGGAGGAGTTCGTCACCGCCTACACCCCCTACCAGGCGGAGATCAGCCAGGGTATTCTCCAGTCCATCTTTGAATTTCAGACCATGATCTGCAATCTCACCGGCATGGATGTGGCCAACGCCTCGGTCTATGACGGGGCTACCGCCGCCGCCGAGGCCATCGCCATGTGCCGGGACCGCCGCCGCAGCAAGGCCTATGTGTCCGCCTGCGCCCATCCCCAGGTCATTGAGACCATGCAGACCTACTGCTTTGGCTCGGACACCGAACTGGTGATCGTACCCGAGAAGGACGGACGCACCGACCTGGAGGCCCTCAAGGGCATGCTGGGCGCTGACGCCGCCTGCTTCTACCTCCAGCAGCCCAACTACTACGGCAACCTGGAAGACGCCTCTGCCATCGGCGAAGCGGTCCACGCCGCGGGAGCCAAGTACATTATGGGCGTCAATCCCATGGCCTGCGCCGTGATGGAGACTCCCGCTGCCTGCGGCGCCGACGTGACCGTGGGCGAGGCCCAGCCTCTGGGTCTGGAGCTGGCCTTCGGCGGCCCCTATCTGGGCTTTATGGCCGCCACCCAGGGGATGTTCCGCAAGCTGCCCGGCCGCATCGTGGGCCAGACCCACGACAACAAGGGCGAGGTGGGCTATGTGCTCACCCTCACCGCCCGGGAGCAGCACATCCGCCGGGAGAAGGCCTCCTCCAACATCTGCTCCAACCAGGCGCTGTGCGCCTTTATCGCCGGGGCTTACCTCAGCGCCATGGGCGCCCAGGGTCTGACCCAGGCGGCGGTGCTGTCCATGTCCAAGGCCCACTATCTGGCCGAGGAACTGGAGAAAATCGGGCTGCACCGGGTACACCAGGGAGAATTTTTCCACGAATTTGTCACCACCTGTCCTAAGCAGGAGCAGGTGCTGGCCGCGCTGGACCGGGAAGGCATCCTGGGCGGACTGCCCGTAGAGGGCGGACTGCTGTGGTGTGCCACCGAGGTGGTCACCCGCTCCGAGATGGACCGCGCGGTTTCCATTATCAAGGAGGTGCTGGGCGCATGA
- the gcvH gene encoding glycine cleavage system protein GcvH, which translates to MNFPAELKYSKSHEWVKMLDETTALVGITDYAQKELGDLVFINLPMEGDEVTKETPFCDVESVKAVSDVMSPVSGTVAEVNEELQDAPQMLNESPYDAWIVKVENITDFEELLDADAYQAFIQA; encoded by the coding sequence ATGAACTTTCCTGCTGAACTGAAATATTCCAAGTCTCACGAGTGGGTTAAGATGCTGGACGAGACCACTGCCCTGGTGGGCATCACCGACTACGCCCAGAAGGAGCTGGGCGACCTGGTGTTCATCAACCTGCCCATGGAGGGCGACGAGGTCACCAAGGAGACTCCCTTCTGCGACGTGGAGTCGGTCAAGGCGGTCTCCGACGTGATGAGCCCGGTCTCCGGCACGGTGGCCGAGGTGAATGAGGAGCTCCAGGACGCCCCCCAGATGCTCAACGAGTCCCCCTATGACGCATGGATCGTCAAGGTGGAGAACATCACCGACTTTGAAGAGCTGCTGGACGCCGACGCCTATCAGGCCTTCATCCAGGCGTAA
- the gcvT gene encoding glycine cleavage system aminomethyltransferase GcvT, which translates to MSELKRTQLYDVHVAAGATMVDFGGWEMPIKYPTDIVAEHLYTRSFCSLFDVSHMGRILVDGPQAVPFLQHVLSSNVMALDVNKAQYAILPTETGGAVDDAYLYRFEEDRYLLVVNAANTDKDLAHLQHHIQNFDARMTVITADWAAIAVQGPKSKELLMTLSGGESITEPMKNALNTLELEGHTVRIAKTGYTGEPIGYEVYVPSQDAVWLWNRLVELGARPAGLGARDTLRLEAGMPLYGHELGLSPDGTEIPIYAIPLARFAVSFSPQKGDFVGREPLQRQYDAFRKIMDRDFSDLEHLPRRVRPITLLGRGVMRAGMPVYRGDEAIGFVTSGTMVPYFTTQGQGLETEILEKSAMRSIGLAYIASDVLDDDKVEIDVRGRRIAAVIPPYHMRGDAPPYARPILYQAPEEEEAAASGDRLPKALDLIAQATDNHRWRQEMCINLIPSEMTPSRAVRLLSASDPAFRYAEHKKVKSFYDADIFYYQGTEFIDQVEQLLTQEMCTYLGCREAETRVISGQMSNMAVFSALMDFKNRLNRKQTPQRLGYVLNNHIIKGGHLSAQPMGALHDYIAVDPVTERSAVVNFPVCKDNIYKIDVEETKKVIQQYKPELIIFGKSMVLHKEPVAAIRQFVDEQNIPTTIMYDMAHVLGLIGDHFQKPFEEGAEIVTGSTHKTFFGPQRGVIGVNYDKSDLKYGLWETIESRTFPGSVSNHHLGTMLGLLMAAYEMNQFKDEYQKAVVENAKHFAKCLKAEGLDVAGDPAIGYTETHQVIVSVGYAAGPEVAARLERNNIIANYQATPDEEGFTASGALRMGVNEMTRFGFGKKEFETLASLIADCVLRGKEVGDEVVKLRSGYTQMHYCFQDDQTLAALEKLAANTGI; encoded by the coding sequence ATGAGCGAACTGAAACGCACCCAGCTTTACGACGTACATGTGGCAGCCGGTGCCACCATGGTGGACTTCGGCGGGTGGGAAATGCCCATCAAGTACCCCACCGACATCGTGGCCGAGCACCTGTACACCCGCAGCTTCTGCAGCCTGTTCGACGTCTCCCACATGGGCCGCATCCTGGTGGATGGTCCCCAGGCCGTCCCCTTCCTGCAGCACGTGCTCTCCAGCAACGTGATGGCTCTGGACGTGAACAAGGCGCAGTACGCCATCCTGCCCACCGAGACCGGCGGCGCAGTGGATGACGCCTACCTCTACCGATTTGAAGAGGACCGCTACCTGCTGGTGGTCAACGCGGCCAACACCGACAAAGACCTGGCGCATCTGCAGCACCACATCCAGAACTTTGACGCCAGAATGACCGTCATCACCGCCGACTGGGCGGCCATCGCCGTGCAGGGTCCCAAGTCCAAGGAGCTGCTCATGACTCTGTCCGGAGGCGAGAGCATCACTGAGCCCATGAAAAACGCGCTGAACACCCTGGAGCTGGAGGGCCACACCGTCCGAATCGCCAAGACCGGCTACACCGGCGAGCCCATCGGCTACGAGGTCTATGTCCCCAGCCAGGACGCCGTGTGGCTGTGGAACCGCCTGGTGGAGCTAGGCGCCCGTCCCGCCGGCCTGGGTGCCCGTGACACCCTGCGTCTGGAAGCGGGTATGCCCCTCTACGGCCATGAGCTGGGCCTGTCCCCTGACGGGACAGAGATTCCCATCTACGCCATCCCCCTGGCCCGGTTTGCCGTCAGCTTCTCCCCCCAGAAGGGCGACTTTGTGGGCCGGGAACCCCTCCAGCGCCAGTATGACGCCTTCCGCAAGATCATGGACCGGGACTTTTCCGATCTGGAGCATCTGCCCCGCCGTGTCCGTCCCATCACCCTGCTGGGCCGCGGCGTGATGCGGGCCGGGATGCCGGTATACCGGGGCGACGAGGCCATCGGCTTTGTGACCAGCGGCACCATGGTCCCCTACTTCACCACCCAGGGCCAGGGCCTGGAGACTGAGATTCTGGAAAAGAGCGCCATGCGCTCCATCGGCCTGGCCTATATCGCCAGCGACGTGCTGGATGACGACAAGGTGGAGATTGACGTGCGCGGCCGCCGCATCGCCGCAGTCATCCCCCCCTACCACATGCGGGGCGACGCGCCTCCCTACGCCCGTCCCATTCTCTACCAGGCTCCCGAGGAGGAGGAAGCTGCTGCCTCCGGCGACCGCCTGCCCAAGGCTTTGGATCTCATCGCCCAGGCCACGGACAACCACCGCTGGCGCCAGGAGATGTGCATCAACCTCATCCCCTCTGAGATGACTCCCTCCCGGGCGGTGCGGCTGCTCTCCGCCAGCGACCCGGCCTTCCGCTATGCAGAGCACAAGAAGGTAAAGAGCTTCTATGACGCGGATATCTTCTACTACCAGGGCACCGAGTTCATCGACCAGGTGGAGCAGCTGCTCACCCAGGAGATGTGCACCTACCTGGGCTGCCGCGAGGCGGAGACCCGGGTCATCAGCGGCCAGATGTCCAACATGGCGGTGTTCTCCGCCCTCATGGACTTCAAGAACCGGCTCAACCGCAAGCAGACTCCCCAGCGCCTGGGCTACGTGCTCAACAACCACATCATTAAGGGCGGACACCTCAGCGCCCAGCCCATGGGCGCCCTCCACGACTACATCGCCGTGGACCCCGTCACCGAGCGCTCCGCCGTGGTGAACTTCCCCGTCTGCAAGGATAACATCTACAAGATCGACGTGGAGGAGACCAAGAAGGTCATCCAGCAGTATAAGCCCGAGCTCATCATCTTCGGCAAGAGCATGGTGCTGCACAAGGAACCTGTGGCCGCCATCCGGCAGTTTGTGGATGAGCAGAACATCCCCACCACCATCATGTACGACATGGCTCACGTGCTGGGACTCATCGGCGACCACTTCCAGAAGCCCTTTGAGGAGGGCGCGGAGATCGTCACCGGCTCCACCCATAAGACCTTCTTCGGTCCTCAGAGAGGCGTCATCGGCGTCAACTACGACAAGAGCGACCTGAAATACGGCCTGTGGGAGACCATCGAGAGCCGCACCTTCCCCGGCAGCGTGTCCAACCACCACCTGGGCACCATGCTGGGCCTGCTGATGGCCGCCTACGAGATGAACCAGTTCAAGGACGAGTATCAGAAGGCCGTGGTGGAAAACGCCAAGCACTTTGCCAAGTGCCTGAAGGCGGAAGGTCTGGATGTGGCAGGCGATCCCGCCATTGGCTACACCGAGACCCACCAGGTCATCGTCTCGGTGGGTTACGCCGCCGGTCCCGAGGTTGCCGCCCGTCTGGAACGCAACAACATCATCGCCAACTACCAGGCTACCCCCGACGAGGAGGGCTTCACCGCCTCCGGTGCTCTGCGTATGGGCGTTAACGAGATGACCCGCTTCGGCTTTGGCAAGAAGGAGTTTGAGACTCTGGCCTCCCTCATCGCCGACTGCGTCCTGCGCGGCAAAGAGGTGGGCGACGAGGTGGTCAAGCTGCGCAGCGGCTACACCCAGATGCACTACTGCTTCCAGGATGACCAGACCCTGGCCGCGCTGGAGAAGCTGGCCGCCAACACCGGGATCTGA
- a CDS encoding PfkB family carbohydrate kinase: protein MLKHDSPRILSLGVLNLDFVMELGNEMIGKKKMGRQISINAGGHGSSQAIAAVRCGVPTALIGKVGDDAFGQQIQCTLEKEHVDCRFLTHVPNVHSGLATIIIEDHTDNTFIDFLGANYELTNEDIDHCKDAICQADLVMIHMGPAIMDVATHMIELANECHTPVLVTPSVMTADVPLHFWKKVDYLAMNLAQAAAISGLSGENAKTARISASILSNQVRQGVVVHMDGAGVLVAEKGTMSLMDTCFSGEILDYSGATSFFTGVLAAELVKNSSIQEAAIKAHRAALLCMGKVGVYTSFPSAEVLKTL, encoded by the coding sequence ATGTTAAAGCATGACTCTCCCCGGATTCTTTCTCTGGGCGTACTCAATCTGGACTTTGTTATGGAACTCGGCAATGAAATGATTGGGAAAAAGAAGATGGGCCGTCAGATCTCGATTAACGCAGGCGGCCACGGAAGTTCCCAGGCCATTGCCGCTGTACGATGTGGTGTTCCTACTGCATTAATTGGCAAAGTCGGAGATGATGCCTTTGGCCAACAGATTCAGTGCACTCTGGAAAAGGAGCATGTGGACTGCCGCTTTCTCACCCATGTTCCAAACGTCCACAGCGGTCTAGCTACTATTATCATTGAAGATCACACAGACAATACTTTTATCGACTTTCTGGGTGCAAACTATGAGTTGACCAATGAGGATATTGACCACTGCAAAGATGCAATCTGTCAGGCGGACTTGGTCATGATCCATATGGGACCGGCAATTATGGATGTAGCCACCCATATGATCGAACTGGCAAATGAATGTCATACTCCAGTTTTGGTTACGCCTTCTGTCATGACCGCAGATGTCCCGCTCCATTTTTGGAAGAAAGTAGATTACCTGGCTATGAATCTGGCTCAGGCAGCCGCTATCAGTGGTCTCTCTGGTGAAAATGCAAAAACAGCCCGAATTTCTGCCAGTATTCTTTCCAACCAAGTACGACAGGGCGTCGTTGTACACATGGACGGAGCCGGAGTGTTGGTTGCGGAAAAAGGTACTATGAGTCTTATGGACACTTGTTTTTCTGGTGAGATTCTGGATTATTCCGGTGCCACATCCTTTTTTACCGGTGTACTCGCAGCGGAATTGGTAAAAAACAGTTCCATCCAAGAAGCAGCCATCAAAGCCCACCGGGCCGCTCTTCTTTGCATGGGAAAAGTTGGTGTATATACGTCCTTCCCCTCCGCCGAGGTATTGAAAACATTATAA
- a CDS encoding LacI family DNA-binding transcriptional regulator, with product MAATLKDVAEYAGVSIATVSRVLNDPEKVAEQSRSRVLNAIDVLGYSSNLLAKSLRKDGLNAVSVLLPSLSDPFFAQMNQGISDVLATCGYLMLTVATEGVQSMEEEYLLKAKSMGLAGVLVYTPARCIPSSWESFCGSFPILFLSDTDARGLPKTEQLPASWEALGDQVANYFLNQKRHHLVYLADHTSRFSSAFFTRLQNTIRAEGGTCQHCSAGSSLDDAYRELTRYLNQTETLPDAIITQNCYQGAGALSALKQQGIRVPEQAAVLSLENAQLAQLTSPQLSVWGPSGYQVGVLGAQRLLELIRLNEDTPAAPKEEVSLTLIVRGSTDVKA from the coding sequence ATGGCAGCAACTTTAAAAGATGTGGCAGAATATGCCGGAGTCAGCATCGCCACTGTATCACGCGTCTTAAATGATCCTGAAAAGGTGGCTGAGCAGTCTCGCAGCAGAGTTCTCAACGCAATCGATGTGCTGGGCTACTCATCCAATCTGCTTGCAAAGAGTCTGCGGAAAGATGGATTGAATGCCGTATCTGTTTTACTGCCAAGTTTAAGCGATCCCTTTTTCGCCCAAATGAACCAGGGAATTTCCGATGTACTGGCTACTTGCGGATATTTGATGCTTACTGTCGCTACAGAAGGTGTCCAAAGTATGGAAGAGGAATATCTGCTGAAGGCCAAATCCATGGGACTTGCGGGAGTTTTGGTATATACCCCTGCCCGTTGTATCCCCTCTAGTTGGGAATCTTTCTGCGGCAGTTTTCCAATCCTTTTTCTTTCTGATACCGACGCTCGCGGGCTCCCTAAAACAGAGCAACTGCCAGCGTCCTGGGAAGCTTTGGGAGATCAAGTGGCCAACTATTTTCTCAATCAAAAACGGCATCATTTGGTATATTTAGCCGATCACACATCCAGATTTTCTTCCGCATTCTTTACCCGCCTTCAAAACACAATTCGTGCAGAGGGAGGAACCTGTCAGCATTGCAGTGCAGGTTCTTCCTTGGACGATGCTTACAGAGAACTTACCCGGTATCTCAACCAAACCGAAACCCTGCCCGACGCAATCATCACCCAAAACTGCTACCAAGGCGCAGGGGCCCTGTCTGCACTAAAGCAGCAGGGAATTCGAGTGCCAGAACAAGCCGCTGTCCTTAGTCTGGAAAATGCTCAATTAGCCCAATTAACTTCTCCTCAGCTGTCTGTCTGGGGACCCTCCGGTTATCAGGTAGGCGTCTTGGGCGCTCAGCGTCTGTTGGAGTTAATCCGCCTGAATGAAGATACGCCTGCCGCCCCAAAAGAAGAGGTCAGTCTGACTTTAATTGTAAGGGGGTCCACAGATGTTAAAGCATGA
- a CDS encoding ribokinase, which produces MKVLCYGSLNLDHIYNVLEFIRPGETLQALSVEQHCGGKGFNQAVAAAKAGLPVYLAGCIGPDGGIFREICRTVGVDDTYLHEENLPTGSAVIQVNQRGENCILLYGGANQAVTEEQIEQTLGNFQPGDVLIAQNEISQLPKLLSCAEKRGLRIAWNPSPMNEKITPDMLSSVNWLFVNEVEAEQLCGSNQPEICLDRLSALCPKGAVILTLGSAGSCYAGPEGHFFQPAFSVQAVDTTAAGDTFTGYFLASILKDGVPQSALELASKASALAVTRKGAYDSIPWKREVDRTALN; this is translated from the coding sequence ATGAAAGTGCTGTGTTATGGCTCCCTGAATCTGGACCATATTTACAACGTGCTGGAGTTTATCCGCCCGGGGGAGACACTTCAGGCCCTGTCTGTGGAACAGCACTGCGGAGGAAAGGGATTTAACCAAGCGGTAGCAGCCGCAAAAGCGGGTTTGCCCGTGTACCTGGCAGGATGTATCGGCCCAGACGGAGGGATCTTTCGTGAGATTTGCCGCACCGTAGGGGTGGACGATACCTACTTGCATGAGGAGAACCTCCCTACCGGCAGTGCAGTAATTCAGGTGAACCAGCGTGGAGAAAACTGCATCCTGCTTTACGGCGGCGCCAATCAGGCCGTAACCGAGGAACAGATTGAGCAGACTTTGGGAAATTTTCAGCCAGGAGATGTACTCATTGCCCAAAATGAAATCAGTCAGCTACCCAAGCTGCTCTCCTGTGCGGAAAAACGTGGACTGCGCATTGCATGGAACCCTTCCCCCATGAACGAGAAAATTACCCCAGATATGCTCTCCAGTGTAAACTGGCTGTTTGTCAACGAGGTAGAAGCCGAGCAATTGTGCGGTAGCAATCAGCCCGAGATCTGCCTGGATCGTCTGTCGGCCTTGTGTCCCAAAGGAGCTGTGATTCTGACCTTGGGCAGCGCTGGCTCTTGCTATGCCGGTCCGGAAGGTCATTTTTTCCAACCCGCCTTCTCTGTACAGGCAGTGGATACCACCGCTGCCGGTGATACCTTTACTGGATATTTTTTGGCTAGTATACTGAAGGATGGAGTACCTCAGTCCGCTTTGGAACTGGCCAGCAAGGCATCTGCATTGGCAGTTACACGAAAAGGGGCATATGACTCCATCCCGTGGAAACGTGAAGTAGATCGTACGGCACTAAACTGA
- a CDS encoding dihydrodipicolinate synthase family protein has translation MKKMKGVITAMTTPFDSKDQVDIHALEEQVEFLIEKGVDCLYPCGTTGEMLIMTPEERELVAETVLKAAAGRVTVYIHVGAMTLKETVRLARHAERIGADGIGVVTPAFFGVKDKAMLRYYQQVSASVSKDFPIYLYAIPQCAANDLSPALVAQIIETCPNVIGIKYSYSDMIRLKDYLNLNNGNFSVLFGADRLFLPALVMGCEGTVSGCSGPMPEHFVNVYRAYLKGDMKTALAEQKIANEICEIMKSGADMGIFKAVLQFRGMTGGHMRAPLIDLDEEEKAALHAQMAPYLPQ, from the coding sequence ATGAAAAAAATGAAGGGTGTTATTACTGCCATGACCACCCCCTTTGATAGTAAGGACCAGGTTGATATTCACGCTCTGGAAGAGCAGGTAGAATTTCTTATTGAAAAAGGCGTAGACTGCCTCTACCCGTGTGGAACTACGGGAGAAATGCTTATTATGACCCCTGAAGAGCGGGAATTGGTTGCCGAAACAGTTTTGAAAGCTGCTGCTGGCCGAGTTACCGTCTATATCCATGTGGGCGCTATGACTCTGAAAGAAACCGTGCGTTTGGCTCGCCACGCTGAGCGCATCGGTGCTGACGGTATCGGCGTGGTAACCCCCGCTTTCTTTGGCGTAAAAGATAAGGCTATGCTTCGCTACTATCAGCAAGTATCCGCCAGCGTCTCCAAAGACTTTCCCATTTACCTGTACGCCATCCCACAGTGTGCCGCCAACGACCTTTCCCCCGCCCTGGTGGCTCAGATCATCGAGACCTGTCCCAATGTGATTGGTATCAAATACAGCTATTCTGACATGATCCGTCTGAAGGACTACTTAAATCTGAACAACGGTAATTTCTCCGTTCTCTTCGGCGCAGACCGTCTTTTCCTCCCGGCGCTGGTCATGGGATGCGAAGGAACCGTATCCGGTTGCTCGGGCCCCATGCCTGAACACTTTGTAAATGTCTACCGTGCTTATCTCAAAGGCGATATGAAAACTGCTTTGGCCGAACAAAAAATTGCCAATGAAATCTGCGAAATTATGAAAAGCGGTGCAGATATGGGGATCTTTAAAGCCGTCCTTCAGTTCCGGGGTATGACTGGCGGACATATGCGGGCTCCTTTGATTGATCTGGATGAGGAGGAGAAGGCAGCCCTCCACGCACAGATGGCGCCCTATCTGCCCCAATGA
- a CDS encoding phosphoglycerate dehydrogenase: MGKVLITASHFQTLCQEAIQLLESNGHSLILNDHELPYYSFEELAVWAGEIDAAIIGMDRWDDQVFQIAPKLKILARFGVGVDNIDLEAAKRHGVQVVNAAGMNANAVAELAVAMILNCLRGVPELSQKLSQGQWLRSVGRDLQGQTVGLLGFGDIGGRVAKKLSGFDVKLLAYDPYPNQEKASALGVTLADLDTVLSSSDILSIHMPSLPATHHFMNQDTFSKMKEGAYFINTARGALVDTQALVQAVSSGHLAGAAVDVYEQEPLPMDASILHTPGIQCTPHAGAETRETYRNISLMTAQAVIDSLSGKEPKNWLNK; encoded by the coding sequence ATGGGAAAGGTTTTAATTACAGCGTCCCACTTTCAGACCCTGTGTCAGGAAGCTATCCAGCTGCTGGAATCCAATGGCCATAGCCTCATTCTCAACGACCACGAGCTCCCCTATTATTCCTTTGAGGAACTGGCTGTATGGGCCGGGGAAATCGATGCAGCTATTATCGGGATGGATCGCTGGGATGATCAAGTATTTCAAATTGCTCCCAAGCTGAAGATTCTTGCCCGGTTTGGTGTGGGTGTGGATAACATCGACCTAGAAGCTGCAAAGCGCCACGGGGTACAGGTTGTCAACGCCGCAGGTATGAACGCCAACGCAGTAGCCGAGTTGGCTGTTGCCATGATTTTAAACTGTCTGCGGGGCGTGCCGGAACTGAGCCAAAAGCTATCCCAAGGACAATGGCTTCGTTCTGTGGGGCGCGATTTACAGGGACAGACTGTTGGTCTTCTTGGCTTTGGAGATATCGGGGGGCGGGTCGCAAAAAAGCTTTCTGGCTTTGACGTCAAGCTGCTGGCCTATGATCCTTACCCCAACCAAGAAAAAGCAAGCGCCCTTGGTGTGACTCTGGCCGATCTTGATACTGTTCTGTCCAGCAGTGACATTTTGAGTATTCATATGCCCAGTCTCCCCGCGACTCACCACTTCATGAATCAGGATACATTCTCCAAAATGAAGGAAGGCGCCTATTTTATCAACACAGCCAGAGGCGCTCTGGTGGACACTCAGGCCTTAGTCCAGGCAGTATCCAGCGGCCATCTGGCAGGCGCTGCCGTAGATGTTTACGAGCAGGAACCTCTGCCCATGGATGCCTCCATTCTTCATACTCCTGGAATCCAATGCACTCCGCATGCCGGAGCCGAGACTCGTGAGACTTACCGAAATATCAGCCTAATGACCGCCCAAGCTGTGATTGACAGTCTCAGCGGAAAAGAGCCCAAAAATTGGCTGAATAAATAA
- a CDS encoding HIT family protein: protein MTECCKFCGGEDLRPDLIEIGALPGGRLYLHRDQTHPGRVILVADRHVKKVTDLSLPEYKALMESVYHTAQAITDQFSPDKINYLIFGDTSTHLHVHIVPKYQNGKDWGKVFLTDEPEPLFLEEDAYQSICADLRRRLGLN, encoded by the coding sequence ATGACTGAATGCTGTAAATTCTGCGGCGGAGAGGACCTGAGGCCTGATCTGATAGAAATTGGCGCACTTCCCGGTGGACGACTGTATCTTCATCGCGACCAAACGCATCCCGGACGAGTCATTCTGGTCGCTGACCGTCATGTCAAAAAGGTTACTGACCTGTCTCTTCCAGAATACAAAGCTCTGATGGAAAGTGTTTATCACACAGCCCAAGCAATTACTGACCAATTCAGTCCAGACAAGATTAACTATCTCATCTTTGGCGACACCAGCACTCACCTGCATGTTCATATTGTACCTAAATATCAAAACGGGAAAGATTGGGGCAAAGTTTTTCTTACTGATGAGCCGGAACCTCTTTTTCTGGAAGAAGATGCATATCAGAGTATCTGCGCTGATCTGCGTCGTCGGCTTGGACTGAATTAG